The genome window TGAAGAAGAGGATTTAAACCTAGGTGTTTTCCAAAATTCAGAATTACAGGCTCACTATGATCATCTTGTTGAGGTTGGTTCTCAATCTTTAATCGATGCACTTATTGTTGGAGCAACAATTGAAGACTTGGATATTTATGACATTGAACTTGAAATTGCGAAAGTTGATAATGAAGACATTATTCTTATTTATGAAAATCTTGTAAAAGGTTCAGAAAATCACATGAGAGCATTTATCAATGCACTTTCAAATGAGGGCGGAGAATACAGTGTTCAATACATTACCGAAGAGAGATTTGAAGAAATTCTTTCAGAAGAGACTGTTCATGGTGATGAAGAAGCTACGGTAAGCGAAGAGATTGTAACAGCTGAAGAAAATTCCATCATAGAAACTGAAAGTGAAGAAACGGTTGTTGAAACTTCAAATTCTGGGAACGGAAATGGGAATGGTAACGGCTCTGGAAATGGAAATGGGAATGGTAACGGCTCTGGAAACGGGAATCAATAAGATTTCTTAAAACTTTTATAAGCATTTTTTGTATAGAATTCCAGAATCGAAAGAGAGATAGACTTTTCTCTCTAAACTGGTTTTTGGGAAATACACTTTCCCTTTCCCCATAAATAAAAGCCTGAATTAGGAATATCGAAAAATTTGATTTGTGTATATCTTAGACTTAAGACAGCTGGAGGTTTTAAACCTTAATATATCCCGCTAGAAGTTTGAGTCGGAAAGGAGGAAAAAAAATGAATAAAACAGAGAAACAAGCTCTTGTAGAGAATTTAACTAATGAGTTCAAAGAAGCCAGTGCTCTTGTTGTTACAGATTTTAAAGGTATGACAGTTCAACAACTTGAAGACCTAAGAAACCAAGCTCGAGAGTCAGAAATTAAAGTTCAAGTTGTTAAAAACACTCTTGCAAAACTTGCTCTTGAAGGTGCTGAAAAAACTGGATTAGAGTTAAAAGATAATAACCTCTTTATTTGGGGCGAAGATTTAGTAACTCTTGCAAAAGTCGTAACAAAATATGACGAAAAAGGTCCAGATACTTTCTCAATCAAAGCAGGACACTTTGAAGGTGGTGCAGTTGATCCATCTAAAATTGAAGCTTACTCAAAACTTGCTTCAAGAGAAGAGTTCCTTGGAATGCTACTTTCAACATGGACAGCTCCATTACGAAACATCATGTATGTTTGGAGTGCAAATGCGAGAGAGTTCGTAACTGTGCTTGATGCTATTAAGCAACAAAAAGAAGAGGCTACGGCTTAAAAATTAGCCTATAATTTCGTGATTGGTATCTCTCACCGTAAGAAGAGAAAAGCTATATAAAATATATAAGGAAAAAAAATGGCTGTTACAAAAGAAGAAGTTGTTGAGTATATCTCAAATCTAAGTGTGCTTGAGCTTTCAGAGCTTGTTAAAGAATTTGAAGAGAAATTTGGTGTTTCTGCTACTCCAACTGTAGTTGCTGGTGGTGCTGTTGCTGGTGAAGCTGCTGCTGCTGCTGAAGAAAAAACTGAGTTTGATGTAATTCTTAAAGATGCTGGTGCTAAAAAAATCAATGTTATTAAAGTTGTTAGAGCTATCACTGGTCTTGGTCTTAAAGAAGCAAAAGCTGCTGTAGAAGATACTCCAACAGCAATCAAAGAGGGAATCTCTAAAGAAGATGCAGAAGATGTTAAAAAACAACTTGAAGAAGCTGGAGCTTCTGTAGAAGTTAAATAATTTTCTTTAACCCCTCGAGAGATTTTTTTCTCTCACTTTTCACACGGGCTAATTTCTTAGCCCAATTTCACTTTTAAACCCTAAATAATTTTCCACAAATTTTAGTTAAGATACAAATCAAAAAAAATTTAAATTTCTTAAACTTTTGAAGGATTTTGATGATATATTTTTTACTTTATCTCTTTGTGGAGATTTTAGTTTCTGTTGAATTTGCATCGCTACTTGGCGGACTTTACACATTTTTAGAAGTAATTTTATCGGCACTTATTGGATTTGCACTAATTGGAAGTTTTAAAGAAACTTTACTTTTTAACATTGCTGAATTGATGAGTGGTGGAATTACTTTTGGACAATTCAAATCAAGAAATGTTTTTCCGTTTTTAGGTGCAATTTTACTAATTCTTCCAGGTTTTTTTAGCGACCTCATCGGTATTCTTTTCCAAATTAGTTTTCTGACTGACTTTTTAAAATTAGATAATCCAGAC of Thiovulum sp. ES contains these proteins:
- a CDS encoding ribosomal protein L10 (PFAM: Ribosomal protein L10) produces the protein MNKTEKQALVENLTNEFKEASALVVTDFKGMTVQQLEDLRNQARESEIKVQVVKNTLAKLALEGAEKTGLELKDNNLFIWGEDLVTLAKVVTKYDEKGPDTFSIKAGHFEGGAVDPSKIEAYSKLASREEFLGMLLSTWTAPLRNIMYVWSANAREFVTVLDAIKQQKEEATA
- a CDS encoding hypothetical protein (PFAM: Uncharacterized protein domain (DUF2202)), with protein sequence MRKDFLKFALVSSLIATSISGCNNGNDNSVIDSVLGTESSSGNGNGNGNGNGSGNGNGNSSTTEEEVIGVSIDENGTFHMTGEEMIAEIEISELSLEEEESLIYIREEEKLARDVYMALDEIWGDQVQQFSNIIKAEQSHTDSVKALLERYELEDPMTEEEDLNLGVFQNSELQAHYDHLVEVGSQSLIDALIVGATIEDLDIYDIELEIAKVDNEDIILIYENLVKGSENHMRAFINALSNEGGEYSVQYITEERFEEILSEETVHGDEEATVSEEIVTAEENSIIETESEETVVETSNSGNGNGNGNGSGNGNGNGNGSGNGNQ
- a CDS encoding ribosomal protein L7/L12 (PFAM: Ribosomal protein L7/L12 C-terminal domain~TIGRFAM: ribosomal protein L7/L12) — translated: MAVTKEEVVEYISNLSVLELSELVKEFEEKFGVSATPTVVAGGAVAGEAAAAAEEKTEFDVILKDAGAKKINVIKVVRAITGLGLKEAKAAVEDTPTAIKEGISKEDAEDVKKQLEEAGASVEVK
- a CDS encoding protein affecting phage T7 exclusion by the F plasmid (PFAM: FxsA cytoplasmic membrane protein), which gives rise to MIYFLLYLFVEILVSVEFASLLGGLYTFLEVILSALIGFALIGSFKETLLFNIAELMSGGITFGQFKSRNVFPFLGAILLILPGFFSDLIGILFQISFLTDFLKLDNPDKHKPNEDLRKRDFEDNVIDVEVIEKRD